In Phragmites australis chromosome 24, lpPhrAust1.1, whole genome shotgun sequence, the following are encoded in one genomic region:
- the LOC133907262 gene encoding large ribosomal subunit protein uL2cz/uL2cy-like, which yields MAEWLKRPTHNWRILNNTAKHLYKTPIPSTRKGTVDMQVKSNPRNKLIHGRHHCGKGSNARGIITTRHRGGGHKRLYRKIDFRRNQKDISGRIITIEYDPNRNAYICLIHYGDDEKRYILHPRGAIIGDTIVSGTKVPISMGNALPLKSTSTDMPLGTAIHNIEITCGRGGQLARAAGVVAKLIAKEGKSATLRLPSGEVRLVSQNCLAIVGQVGNVGVNQKSLGRAGSKCWLGKCPVVRGVVMNPVDHPHGGGEGKAPIGREKPTTPWGYPALGRRNSKRKKYSDSFILHRRK from the exons ATGGCTGAATGGTTAAAGCGCCCAACTCATAATTG GCGAATACTTAATAATACGGCGAAACATTTATACAAAACACCTATCCCGAGCACACGCAAGGGAACCGTAGACATGCAAGTGAAATCCAATCCACGAAATAAATTGATCCATGGACGGCACCATTGTGGTAAAGGTAGTAATGCTAGAGGAATCATTACCACAAGGCATAGAGGGGGAGGTCATAAGCGTCTATACCGTAAAATCGATTTTCGACGGAATCAAAAAGACATATCTGGTAGAATCATAACCATAGAATATGACCCTAATCGAAATGCATACATTTGTCTCATACACTATGGGGATGATGAGAAGAGATATATTTTACATCCCAGAGGGGCTATAATTGGAGATACTATTGTTTCTGGTACAAAAGTTCCTATATCAATGGGAAATGCCCTACCTTTGA aatctACTTCAACCGATATGCCCTTAGGCACGGCCATACATAACATAGAAATCACATGTGGAAGAGGTGGGCAATTAGCTAGAGCAGCAGGTGTTGTAGCGAAACTGATTGCAAAAGAGGGTAAATCGGCCACTTTAAGATTACCATCTGGGGAGGTCCGTTTGGTATCCCAAAACTGCTTAGCAATAGTCGGACAAGTGGGTAATGTTGGGGTGAACCAAAAAAGTTTGGGTAGAGCCGGATCTAAGTGTTGGCTAGGTAAATGCCCTGTAGTAAGAGGGGTAGTTATGAACCCTGTGGACCACCCCCATGGGGGCGGTGAAGGGAAAGCCCCCATTGGTAGAGAAAAACCCACAACCCCTTGGGGTTATCCTGCGCTTGGAAGAAGAAATagtaaaaggaaaaaatatagtGATAGTTTTATTCTTCATCGCCGTAAATAA